The sequence CCATCTACGCTAACTCGACTACTCCATGGAAGAGGCTTCACGGAGTCTTGACAAAGTGCGGGCTCAGAAGCTTGGCAATCTCCAGGAACCCAACACGCTCTCTGCCTGCAAACAGGGCTTTCAGCTTCTCGTCGCACACGATGACCTTCTTGTCCCCAGGGTCCTGGAAAATAGCAGGACAGAATGAGAAGTGCAACTACAAAATAGCATGTTCGTATGTAGATACTTACTCCCTTTGTCCCACAATATAAGACCGTTTCTCAAGCTAACATAGCttgaaaaacgatcttatattatgggatggagggagtagttaagTCCTTGTATGTTGCTGCAAATCCTACATTTACTGCTAGATTTCACATTTGTGACATCACTCCACACCAATGAACGAAAATCTCATGCTTCACCCAAATAGTTGTATGACGAGTAGCTTAATGCGTTTGAACATAAGGAGGCAAGTCATCCTCATCAAATCAACCATGCACTCTTCATTCACTAGTCACTATATATATTGTGCAAGCATACCACCATTCAGTAATTGCACAGCCACATTGAATCTAGAAATTAACTCTGTTCAGCAAGGATGTCAACATGTGTACAAATGCCACATGAGAAAAAACTCTGTTTCAGACATTCATCAGTCAGTTTTATCACATTGGAAGCATCACAGCTCCTTCTCATGGGACCATCTTTCATAGACTCTGCTAAGTACTAACCGATGTGCAACACATACCAGCAAAACGTGGCAGCAAATCATCTGTTCTTCCCACAAGCAGATAGAAAGAACACATCAATTTGCACAGGGATCAGACAAGAGCAAGAACATTCCACATGCATCAGCAGAAGAACCCAACGCTGCATACCAGCAAGACGGAAACATGACGGGACGTTCTAAGAAGTAGAGTTATACACCGGGCTTCTACATCCGGCGAACATGGACAGTGAGGCGGCTCTAGAGCACAACGCCACATAACGAACGCCAACAACAGTTTTACACCTGTCCTGAAGGCAGGATCTCAGATTTGCTCCTGTTGGACACTAGCAAAAAGGCCGAGCGATTCCATCTCATCTTACGCAATCCTTTCCGACTTCGTCTTTCACATCCAAATCAATTACTACTACGCCAAACGAACAGCCTGGCAAGGGAAGGGATACCTAGGGGTTTGGGGAGCTCGCGTGGGCGTGGGTATACCTGGAGGTTGTTCTGCTTGATGTAGGCCCAGATGCGCTTCATGGCCTCGGTGCGGGGGACCTCGGCGGCGCCCATGAACGCCTGCAGCGCGGGGGACACGGGCCGGGGCATCGTGATGCCGGTCggcgccgccctcttcttcttgggGGCCGCCGCGGCCGTGGTAGACTTGGCCGCGGCGcgcacgacgacggcggcggcggcgggagccgcGCGGCGCAGGCGCGCGAAGGAGGCCGACGGGCGGAGGAGGGCGAGAGGGGAGAAGACGGTGGTGAGCATGGATGCGGCCGCCATTTGGGGTTGGGGGTTTCTTCTCTTGGGTCGCTTCGGCGTCGGGGTCTCTTTGGATAATGGCTGTGGGGAACAAGGGTTTGGGCTTTTGAGGGTTTAGGGCATCTCcataaacaacaacaacaacaacaacaacaacaacaacaacaacaacaacaacaacaacaaagcctttagtcccaaacaagttagggtaggctagaggtgaaactcataagatttcgcaaccaactcatggctctggcacatggatagcaagcttccacgcacccctgtccatagctagctctttgtcgatactccaatcattcaggtctctcttaacggattcctcccatgtcaaaatcggtcgaccccgccctctcttgacattctccgcacgctttagccgtccgctatgcactggagcttctggaggtctgcgctgaatatgcccaaaccatctcaaacgatgttgaacaagcttctcctcaattggtgctaccccaactctatctcgtatatcatcattccggactcgatccttcctcgtgtggccacacatccatctcaacatacgcatctccgccacacctaactgttgaacatgtcgccttttagtcggccaacactccgcgccatacaacattgcgggtcgaaccgccgtcctgtagaacttgccttttagcttttgtggcactctcttgtcacagagaatgccagaagcttagcgccacttcatccatccggctttgattcgatggttcacatcttcatcaatacccccatcctcctgcaacattgaccccaaataccgaaaggtgtccttccgaggtaccacctggccatcaaggctaacctcctcctcctcattagGGCATCTCCATGTTTATTTTATTTAGAGGCGAGTTTAGGGCCTCTCCAACGGGCGCCTCTATATCTCGCCCTCAGCGAATCCAACTTCCGACTCGCTGAAGGGGCGAGCGAGATGGCCAGCTCATGCACGCGGCAGGTCACAgcctgttttttttcttttattttctgtttactGTTTccatttttctatttattttgtttttatacTTTTAAATAGTctaaatatatatatattacaaaaaacactctacaaaaaatattagaaaaatgttaatcaagcatttaaaaaatgttgaacaagtgtttgaaaaatgttaatcaagcgttTGGAAAATGTTACATGTATacagaaaaaatgttgatcatgtattcgcaaattgttattttttatttgaaaattgctaatcaagcatttaaaaa comes from Triticum aestivum cultivar Chinese Spring chromosome 5B, IWGSC CS RefSeq v2.1, whole genome shotgun sequence and encodes:
- the LOC123113401 gene encoding protein TRI1 — encoded protein: MAAASMLTTVFSPLALLRPSASFARLRRAAPAAAAVVVRAAAKSTTAAAAPKKKRAAPTGITMPRPVSPALQAFMGAAEVPRTEAMKRIWAYIKQNNLQDPGDKKVIVCDEKLKALFAGRERVGFLEIAKLLSPHFVKTP